One Chroicocephalus ridibundus chromosome 22, bChrRid1.1, whole genome shotgun sequence DNA window includes the following coding sequences:
- the PIP5K1C gene encoding phosphatidylinositol 4-phosphate 5-kinase type-1 gamma isoform X6, which yields MMSGPSLPGQPGQGKKIGHRGVDASGETTYKKTTSSTLKGAIQLGIGYTVGNLSSKPERDVLMQDFYVVESIFFPSEGSNLTPAHHYADFRFKTYAPVAFRYFRELFGIRPDDYLYSLCNEPLIELSNPGASGSLFYVTSDDEFIIKTVMHKEAEFLQKLLPGYYMNLNQNPRTLLPKFYGLYCVQSGGKNIRVVVMNNILPRVVKMHLKFDLKGSTYKRRASKKEKEKSSPTYKDLDFIQDMPEGLMLDADTFSALVKTLQRDCLVLESFKIMDYSLLLGVHNIDQQERERQSEGAHSTSDEKRPVGQKALYSTAMESIQGGAARGESIDTDDTMGGIPAVNGKGERLLLHVGIIDILQSYRFIKKLEHTWKALVHDGDTVSVHRPSFYAERFFKFMTNTVFRKNSSLKSSPSKKGRSALLAVKTAGPTAAFSASQLPSEKDETQYDLRAARSYPTLDDEGAKLNQDRGEGRPDLLPCTPPSFEEATTASIATTLSSTSLSVPERSPSETSEQPRYRRRTHSSGQDGRSHEEVRVEEELQQISVELEPKCDVEIVAPKEDDKEEAASSACAVVTSAATIEVETASQASEPASQASDEDDVPVTDIYFPTDERSWVYSPLHYSAQLHSVSDEESDT from the exons ATGATGTCT GGACCGTCGTTACCAGGACAGCCCGGCCAAGGGAAGAAGATAGGTCATCGAGGCGTTGATGCATCTGGTGAAACCACCTACAAAAAG ACCACCTCGTCCACTCTGAAGGGGGCCATCCAGCTAGGGATTGGATATACTGTCGGCAATCTGAGCTCCAAGCCAGAGAGAGATGTCCTGATGCAGGACTTCTACGTGGTGGAGAGCATTTTTTTCCCGAG CGAAGGCAGTAACCTCACCCCGGCTCACCATTACGCTGACTTCAGGTTCAAGACTTACGCGCCAGTGGCTTTTCGGTACTTCCGAGAACTCTTTGGGATTCGTCCAGATGATTATTTG tATTCGTTATGTAACGAGCCTCTGATAGAGCTGTCGAACCCTGGTGCCAGCGGCTCCCTCTTCTATGTCACCAGCGACGATGAATTCATCATAAAAACTGTGATGCACAAGGAAGCTGAATTTCTACAGAAGCTCCTTCCTGGCTACTACATG AATCTGAACCAGAACCCACGCACTCTGCTGCCGAAGTTTTACGGACTGTATTGTGTGCAATCGGGGGGCAAAAACATCCGCGTGGTCGTGATGAACAACATTCTGCCTCGCGTGGTGAAAATGCACCTGAAATTTGACCTGAAAGGCTCAACCTATAAACGCCGGGCatccaagaaggaaaaagaaaagtccagCCCTACGTACAAGGATCTAGACTTCATACAAGACATGCCCGAGGGCCTGATGTTGGATGCAGACACTTTCAGTGCATTGGTGAAAACGTTGCAACGAGACTGTCTG GTGTTGGAAAGTTTTAAAATCATGGACTACAGCCTCCTGCTCGGGGTTCATAACATAGACCAGCAAGAACGGGAGCGACAGTCTGAGGGAGCCCACAGCACGTCGGATGAGAAGCGTCCCGTGGGGCAGAAGGCACTTTACTCCACGGCCATGGAGTCCATCCAGGGTGGGGCCGCCCGGGGGGAGTCCATAGACACAGACGACAC GATGGGAGGAATCCCAGCCGTGAACGGCAAAGGAGAGCGTCTCCTGCTACACGTAGGGATAATAGATATCCTTCAGTCGTACAG GTTCATCAAGAAGCTAGAACATACCTGGAAGGCCCTTGTCCATGACGGG GACACGGTGTCAGTACACAGACCCAGCTTTTATGCAGAGAGATTCTTCAAATTCATGACCAACACGGTGTTTCGAAAGAATTCCT CTCTGAAGTCATCTCCCTCAAAGAAAGGGCGTAGTGCCTTGCTCGCTGTCAAGACGGCTGGTCCAACAGCAGCGTTCTCAGCCAGCCAGCTCCCCTCTGAAAAGGACGAAACGCAGTATGATCTCCGTGCGGCCAGGAGTTACCCCACGCTTGACGATGAAG GTGCTAAACTTAACCAGGACAGGGGAGAAG GCAGGCCAGACCTGCTGCCCTGCACACCTCCTTCCTTTGAAGAAGCTACTACGGCCTCCATAGCCACGACACTATCTTCAACATCTCTCTCTGTTCCTGAGCGATCCCCTTCGGAGACCTCTGAGCAGCCCAGGTACAG GAGGCGCACACACTCCTCAGGGCAGGATGGCAG GTCACACGAGGAGGTGCGGGTtgaggaggagctgcagcagatCAGTGTCGAGCTGGAGCCCAAGTGTGACGTTGAGATCGTCGCTCCCAAAGAAGATGACAAAGA AGAGGCGGCTTCTTCAGCCTGTGCCGTTGTAACGTCAGCAGCTACGATAGAGGTGGAGACAGCCAGCCAGGCCTCCGAACCAGCCAGCCAGGCCTCCGATGAAGATGACGTGCCAGTCACAGACATATACTTT
- the PIP5K1C gene encoding phosphatidylinositol 4-phosphate 5-kinase type-1 gamma isoform X7: MQDFYVVESIFFPSEGSNLTPAHHYADFRFKTYAPVAFRYFRELFGIRPDDYLYSLCNEPLIELSNPGASGSLFYVTSDDEFIIKTVMHKEAEFLQKLLPGYYMNLNQNPRTLLPKFYGLYCVQSGGKNIRVVVMNNILPRVVKMHLKFDLKGSTYKRRASKKEKEKSSPTYKDLDFIQDMPEGLMLDADTFSALVKTLQRDCLVLESFKIMDYSLLLGVHNIDQQERERQSEGAHSTSDEKRPVGQKALYSTAMESIQGGAARGESIDTDDTMGGIPAVNGKGERLLLHVGIIDILQSYRFIKKLEHTWKALVHDGDTVSVHRPSFYAERFFKFMTNTVFRKNSSLKSSPSKKGRSALLAVKTAGPTAAFSASQLPSEKDETQYDLRAARSYPTLDDEGAKLNQDRGEGRPDLLPCTPPSFEEATTASIATTLSSTSLSVPERSPSETSEQPRYRRRTHSSGQDGRSHEEVRVEEELQQISVELEPKCDVEIVAPKEDDKEEAASSACAVVTSAATIEVETASQASEPASQASDEDDVPVTDIYFPTDERSWVYSPLHYSAQLHSVSDEESDT, translated from the exons ATGCAGGACTTCTACGTGGTGGAGAGCATTTTTTTCCCGAG CGAAGGCAGTAACCTCACCCCGGCTCACCATTACGCTGACTTCAGGTTCAAGACTTACGCGCCAGTGGCTTTTCGGTACTTCCGAGAACTCTTTGGGATTCGTCCAGATGATTATTTG tATTCGTTATGTAACGAGCCTCTGATAGAGCTGTCGAACCCTGGTGCCAGCGGCTCCCTCTTCTATGTCACCAGCGACGATGAATTCATCATAAAAACTGTGATGCACAAGGAAGCTGAATTTCTACAGAAGCTCCTTCCTGGCTACTACATG AATCTGAACCAGAACCCACGCACTCTGCTGCCGAAGTTTTACGGACTGTATTGTGTGCAATCGGGGGGCAAAAACATCCGCGTGGTCGTGATGAACAACATTCTGCCTCGCGTGGTGAAAATGCACCTGAAATTTGACCTGAAAGGCTCAACCTATAAACGCCGGGCatccaagaaggaaaaagaaaagtccagCCCTACGTACAAGGATCTAGACTTCATACAAGACATGCCCGAGGGCCTGATGTTGGATGCAGACACTTTCAGTGCATTGGTGAAAACGTTGCAACGAGACTGTCTG GTGTTGGAAAGTTTTAAAATCATGGACTACAGCCTCCTGCTCGGGGTTCATAACATAGACCAGCAAGAACGGGAGCGACAGTCTGAGGGAGCCCACAGCACGTCGGATGAGAAGCGTCCCGTGGGGCAGAAGGCACTTTACTCCACGGCCATGGAGTCCATCCAGGGTGGGGCCGCCCGGGGGGAGTCCATAGACACAGACGACAC GATGGGAGGAATCCCAGCCGTGAACGGCAAAGGAGAGCGTCTCCTGCTACACGTAGGGATAATAGATATCCTTCAGTCGTACAG GTTCATCAAGAAGCTAGAACATACCTGGAAGGCCCTTGTCCATGACGGG GACACGGTGTCAGTACACAGACCCAGCTTTTATGCAGAGAGATTCTTCAAATTCATGACCAACACGGTGTTTCGAAAGAATTCCT CTCTGAAGTCATCTCCCTCAAAGAAAGGGCGTAGTGCCTTGCTCGCTGTCAAGACGGCTGGTCCAACAGCAGCGTTCTCAGCCAGCCAGCTCCCCTCTGAAAAGGACGAAACGCAGTATGATCTCCGTGCGGCCAGGAGTTACCCCACGCTTGACGATGAAG GTGCTAAACTTAACCAGGACAGGGGAGAAG GCAGGCCAGACCTGCTGCCCTGCACACCTCCTTCCTTTGAAGAAGCTACTACGGCCTCCATAGCCACGACACTATCTTCAACATCTCTCTCTGTTCCTGAGCGATCCCCTTCGGAGACCTCTGAGCAGCCCAGGTACAG GAGGCGCACACACTCCTCAGGGCAGGATGGCAG GTCACACGAGGAGGTGCGGGTtgaggaggagctgcagcagatCAGTGTCGAGCTGGAGCCCAAGTGTGACGTTGAGATCGTCGCTCCCAAAGAAGATGACAAAGA AGAGGCGGCTTCTTCAGCCTGTGCCGTTGTAACGTCAGCAGCTACGATAGAGGTGGAGACAGCCAGCCAGGCCTCCGAACCAGCCAGCCAGGCCTCCGATGAAGATGACGTGCCAGTCACAGACATATACTTT